From the Amycolatopsis thermoflava N1165 genome, one window contains:
- a CDS encoding type 1 glutamine amidotransferase domain-containing protein has translation MANTLSGKRVAFVVAPEGTEQVELTEPWKAVQDAGGQPELVSTSPGSIQAFNHLDKADTFPVDKVVTDVSPDDFDALVLPGGVANPDFLRTVPDAVRFVRGFFSQQKPVAAICHAPWTLIEADVVRGRRMTSWPSLQTDLRNAGAEWVDEEVVTDSGFVTSRKPDDLPAFCSKLVEEFAEGKHRAQAKSA, from the coding sequence GTGGCGAACACACTCTCCGGTAAGCGAGTGGCCTTCGTCGTCGCACCGGAGGGCACCGAGCAGGTTGAACTGACCGAGCCCTGGAAGGCGGTCCAGGACGCGGGCGGTCAGCCGGAACTGGTGTCCACTTCGCCGGGCAGCATCCAGGCGTTCAACCACCTCGACAAGGCCGACACGTTCCCGGTCGACAAGGTCGTCACGGACGTCTCGCCGGACGATTTCGACGCGCTGGTCCTGCCGGGCGGTGTGGCGAACCCGGACTTCCTCCGCACCGTCCCCGACGCCGTCCGCTTCGTCCGCGGGTTCTTCTCGCAGCAGAAGCCCGTCGCGGCGATCTGCCACGCCCCGTGGACCCTCATCGAGGCCGACGTGGTGCGCGGCCGCCGGATGACGTCCTGGCCGTCCCTGCAGACCGACCTGCGCAATGCCGGTGCCGAGTGGGTGGACGAGGAAGTCGTGACCGACTCCGGTTTCGTCACCAGCCGGAAGCCGGACGACCTGCCCGCCTTCTGCAGCAAGCTGGTCGAGGAGTTCGCGGAGGGCAAGCACCGCGCCCAGGCGAAGAGCGCCTGA
- a CDS encoding IclR family transcriptional regulator C-terminal domain-containing protein: protein MRTYDENKPIGWQSEGSMTSTTAGEGPGHGPHFVQAVGRAFAILRCFGADHPALTASAAAKRTGLDRATARRLLLTLADLGYVRYDGQAFRLTAQTLDLGYSYLSGLALPEIAQPHLHDLAHRLNETASLALLDRGDVVNLAVVPGQRHAPPTLAVGARRPAHVTSSGQVLLAALPEDELTRRLDALPDIAGLPKEIEQVRERGWAMAEHDVDDDLHAIAAPVRHRRGRVLAAVTASVHPDRLGHGLVERDYVPELLRTAWSIEADLANLPEG, encoded by the coding sequence ATGCGGACGTACGATGAGAACAAGCCGATCGGGTGGCAGTCGGAGGGTTCGATGACGAGCACGACGGCCGGCGAAGGCCCTGGCCACGGCCCGCATTTCGTGCAGGCCGTCGGTCGCGCGTTCGCGATCCTGCGGTGTTTCGGGGCGGACCACCCCGCGCTGACGGCGAGCGCGGCGGCCAAGCGGACGGGACTGGACCGTGCGACCGCGCGTCGGTTGCTGCTCACCCTCGCCGACCTCGGGTACGTGCGTTACGACGGGCAGGCGTTCCGGCTCACGGCGCAGACTCTTGACCTGGGGTACTCCTACCTGTCCGGGCTCGCCCTGCCCGAGATCGCGCAGCCGCACCTGCACGATCTGGCGCATCGGCTGAACGAGACGGCTTCGCTGGCCCTGCTCGACAGGGGCGACGTGGTGAACCTGGCCGTCGTGCCCGGGCAGCGGCACGCTCCGCCGACCCTCGCCGTCGGCGCGCGGCGGCCCGCCCACGTCACCTCCAGCGGGCAGGTGCTGCTCGCCGCGCTGCCCGAAGACGAGCTCACGCGGCGGCTCGACGCGCTGCCGGACATCGCCGGGCTGCCGAAGGAGATCGAGCAGGTCCGGGAACGCGGGTGGGCCATGGCCGAACACGACGTCGACGACGACCTGCATGCGATCGCCGCTCCGGTGCGGCACCGGCGCGGCCGGGTGCTCGCCGCGGTGACCGCCTCGGTGCACCCGGATCGGCTCGGGCATGGCCTGGTCGAGCGGGACTACGTGCCCGAGCTGCTGCGCACGGCGTGGTCGATCGAGGCGGATCTGGCGAACCTGCCCGAGGGGTAA
- a CDS encoding zinc-dependent alcohol dehydrogenase yields MKAVVLAEPEVMRLVDLPEPEIGPREVLVRMRGLGLCGSDLGVYRGAREVPERPWLMGHEGVGEIVAVGADVADRVVGQQVAIEPNYCCGRCAACVAGFTSACTERVIVGMNHPGLLAEYVAVPAEFAWPAAETVALEDLVCAEALTVARSAIRRSGVEPGQRVLVVGAGSQGLLLCLALRALGATVAVQEPHEGRAELAQSFGAETGVDGEFDLLFETSGVPQALRAGLARLRRGGTALLVGINSRPLELTTADLVYRQHTLKGSLIYDHPVDFETTVGLLNRDKVRPGKVLQARFPLEEAAQAFASVQSVAGKSWISFD; encoded by the coding sequence ATGAAGGCCGTAGTGCTGGCCGAGCCCGAGGTAATGCGGCTCGTCGACCTGCCGGAACCCGAGATCGGGCCACGTGAGGTTCTCGTGCGCATGCGGGGCCTCGGCCTGTGCGGGTCGGACCTCGGCGTCTACCGCGGCGCTCGCGAGGTGCCCGAGCGGCCGTGGCTGATGGGGCACGAGGGCGTCGGCGAGATCGTGGCCGTCGGGGCGGACGTGGCGGACCGCGTGGTCGGCCAGCAGGTCGCGATCGAGCCGAACTACTGCTGCGGCCGGTGCGCGGCGTGCGTCGCCGGTTTCACCTCCGCGTGCACCGAGCGGGTGATCGTCGGCATGAACCACCCCGGTCTGCTGGCCGAGTACGTGGCGGTCCCGGCCGAGTTCGCCTGGCCCGCGGCGGAGACGGTCGCGCTGGAGGACCTCGTCTGCGCGGAGGCGCTGACCGTCGCGCGGTCGGCGATTCGCCGGTCCGGCGTCGAGCCTGGTCAGCGGGTCCTCGTGGTCGGTGCCGGCTCACAGGGTCTGCTGCTGTGCCTGGCGCTGCGGGCGCTCGGCGCGACGGTCGCGGTCCAGGAACCACACGAGGGACGCGCCGAACTGGCCCAGTCGTTCGGCGCCGAGACCGGCGTCGACGGCGAGTTCGACCTCCTCTTCGAAACCTCCGGGGTCCCGCAAGCCCTGCGCGCCGGCCTGGCACGCCTGCGCCGCGGCGGCACCGCCCTGCTCGTCGGCATCAACTCGCGCCCGCTGGAGCTGACCACCGCCGACCTGGTCTACCGCCAGCACACCCTCAAGGGCTCGCTCATCTACGACCACCCGGTCGACTTCGAGACGACCGTCGGCCTGCTCAACCGCGACAAGGTCCGGCCGGGCAAGGTGCTGCAGGCGCGGTTCCCGCTGGAAGAGGCCGCGCAGGCGTTCGCGTCGGTGCAGTCGGTCGCCGGCAAGTCCTGGATCAGCTTCGACTGA
- a CDS encoding o-succinylbenzoate synthase codes for MLAVDEHLVYAIPLRNRFRGITVREGVLLRGPAGWGEFCPFADYDDRESAPWLAAAVEASQLGWPAPVRDRVEVNTTVPVVGADAAYEMVAASGCRTAKVKVADPRASIVEDCERVAAVRDALGPGGAIRVDANTAWDVDTAVKAIRELDRAAGGLEYVEQPCPSIDELAAVRRKVDVRIAADESIRRAEDPLRVAVANAADVAVIKVAPLGGVRRALEVAEAAGLPCVVSSAVETSVGLAAGLALAGALPELEFACGLGTMSLLTDDTTSHSLSPVDGYLPVLRQAPEPDRAAETAADEATAKAWLDRLRRVEGQR; via the coding sequence ATGCTTGCTGTGGATGAGCACCTGGTCTACGCGATCCCCCTGCGGAACCGGTTCCGCGGAATCACCGTGCGCGAAGGGGTGCTCCTGCGCGGCCCCGCGGGCTGGGGGGAGTTCTGCCCGTTCGCCGACTACGACGACCGCGAAAGTGCGCCCTGGCTCGCGGCCGCGGTGGAGGCCTCCCAGCTGGGGTGGCCGGCTCCGGTGCGGGATCGGGTCGAGGTGAACACCACCGTGCCCGTCGTCGGGGCCGACGCCGCCTACGAGATGGTCGCCGCGTCGGGGTGCCGGACCGCCAAGGTCAAGGTCGCCGATCCGCGTGCGTCCATTGTGGAGGACTGCGAGCGGGTGGCGGCCGTCCGGGACGCGCTCGGGCCTGGCGGGGCGATTCGCGTCGACGCGAACACCGCCTGGGACGTCGACACCGCGGTGAAGGCGATTCGCGAGCTGGATCGTGCCGCGGGTGGGCTCGAGTACGTCGAACAGCCGTGCCCGTCGATCGATGAGCTGGCCGCCGTGCGGCGGAAGGTGGATGTGCGCATCGCGGCGGACGAGTCGATCCGACGGGCCGAGGATCCGCTTCGGGTGGCGGTCGCGAACGCGGCCGACGTGGCCGTGATCAAGGTCGCTCCCCTCGGCGGTGTCCGCCGGGCGCTGGAGGTCGCCGAGGCCGCCGGACTGCCGTGCGTGGTGTCGTCGGCGGTGGAGACCAGCGTCGGGCTGGCGGCGGGCCTCGCGCTCGCCGGGGCGCTGCCCGAGCTGGAGTTCGCCTGCGGCCTGGGCACGATGTCCCTCCTCACCGACGACACGACCAGTCACTCACTGTCCCCTGTGGACGGTTACCTGCCGGTCCTGCGGCAGGCGCCGGAACCGGACCGCGCAGCCGAAACCGCCGCGGACGAGGCCACCGCGAAGGCTTGGCTCGATCGCCTCCGTCGCGTCGAGGGCCAACGGTAG
- a CDS encoding xanthine dehydrogenase family protein molybdopterin-binding subunit, which translates to MAGSLLGTEVRRVEDPDLVRGRGTFVDNLKFEGVCHVAFVRSPFAHALVNGIDTAEAAAAPGVIAVLTAADLDLAELPVFMDLNPRAKRYALATDRVRFAGEPVAAVVAESAAAAVDALELVDVDYEPLPAVVDPEQALDDGAPLQFPEIGSNIAAGERDAVGDEVLDDADVVVRARIENQRLAVAPMEGNAIVALPGDGEFDLTVYVSTQMPHGFRAAAAKLFGLDGDRIRVVAPHVGGAFGGKVGVTAEHAVVIEAARRFGRPAKWTETRSENLQASPQGRAQVQYGELGLRRDGTIVGLRCRVVGDAGAYAGFGGGLALGPTRTMAQGVYRIPKISYAAIAALTNTAPVGAFRGAGRPEATAMLERLMDLAAAELGMDPAEVRRRNFLRPEEFPYTTFSGASYDSGDYDLPLRKALEVAGYDELRAEQRRRIAAGESRLLGIGVSAYVEITGGGSGEFASVEVRADGTAAIKVGTSGHGQGHATSFAMLVADALEIPLESVEFVQSDTAAVPRGAGTGGSRSLQVGGSAVRQAADLVLERARELAASRLEAGVDDIVLTDGRLGVAGVPQATIGWAELAEAAAAEGRPLLETTDFKPGGATFPFGAHVSVVEVDVETGFVKPLRHIAVDDCGRVLNPMIVRGQQHGGAVQGIAQALWEQVSYDEDGNQVTATFADYHLPTAADVPTLEVSNTETLTDRNPLGAKGIGESATVGSTPAVQNAVIDALAHLGVRHIDMPLTPQRVWRAVRSGEPVTWREPPAAFETLPVRSLAASADADEAVA; encoded by the coding sequence ATGGCGGGATCTTTGCTCGGCACCGAGGTCCGGCGGGTCGAGGACCCGGATCTGGTGCGTGGTCGTGGAACCTTCGTCGACAACCTGAAGTTCGAGGGCGTCTGCCATGTCGCCTTTGTCCGGTCGCCGTTCGCGCACGCGCTGGTCAACGGCATCGACACCGCGGAGGCTGCCGCGGCGCCGGGGGTGATCGCGGTGCTCACCGCCGCGGACCTCGACCTGGCCGAGCTACCGGTGTTCATGGACCTCAACCCGCGGGCGAAGCGGTACGCGCTGGCCACCGACCGGGTGCGCTTCGCCGGGGAGCCGGTGGCCGCCGTGGTCGCGGAAAGCGCGGCGGCTGCGGTGGACGCGCTCGAACTGGTCGATGTGGACTACGAACCGCTCCCCGCAGTGGTCGACCCCGAGCAGGCGCTGGACGACGGCGCGCCGCTGCAGTTCCCGGAAATCGGCTCGAACATCGCGGCCGGTGAGCGGGACGCCGTGGGCGACGAGGTGCTCGACGACGCCGATGTCGTGGTGCGTGCGCGGATCGAGAACCAGCGTCTGGCGGTGGCGCCGATGGAGGGCAACGCGATCGTCGCCCTGCCCGGCGACGGCGAGTTCGACCTGACGGTCTACGTGTCGACCCAGATGCCGCACGGCTTCCGGGCCGCGGCGGCGAAGCTGTTCGGCCTCGACGGTGACCGGATCCGCGTGGTGGCGCCGCACGTGGGTGGCGCGTTCGGCGGCAAGGTCGGGGTCACGGCCGAGCATGCGGTGGTGATCGAGGCGGCGCGGCGGTTCGGGCGGCCGGCGAAGTGGACGGAGACGCGGTCGGAGAACCTGCAGGCCTCGCCGCAGGGCCGGGCGCAGGTGCAGTACGGCGAGCTGGGGCTGCGGCGCGACGGGACGATCGTCGGCCTCCGCTGCCGGGTGGTCGGCGACGCGGGTGCGTACGCGGGGTTCGGCGGCGGGCTGGCGCTCGGTCCGACCAGGACGATGGCGCAGGGCGTGTACCGGATCCCGAAGATCAGCTACGCGGCGATAGCGGCGCTGACGAACACCGCGCCGGTCGGGGCGTTCCGCGGTGCGGGCCGTCCGGAGGCGACGGCGATGCTGGAGCGGCTGATGGACCTGGCCGCGGCGGAGCTGGGCATGGATCCGGCGGAGGTCCGGCGGCGCAACTTCCTGCGCCCGGAGGAGTTCCCGTACACGACGTTCAGCGGCGCGAGCTACGACAGCGGCGACTACGACCTGCCGCTGCGGAAGGCCTTGGAGGTCGCGGGTTACGACGAGCTGCGGGCCGAGCAGCGGCGGCGCATCGCGGCCGGCGAGTCGCGGCTGCTGGGGATCGGGGTGAGCGCGTACGTCGAGATCACCGGTGGCGGCAGCGGCGAGTTCGCGTCGGTGGAGGTCCGGGCGGACGGAACGGCGGCGATCAAGGTCGGCACGTCCGGGCACGGGCAGGGCCACGCGACGTCGTTCGCGATGCTGGTGGCCGACGCGCTGGAGATACCGCTGGAGTCGGTCGAGTTCGTGCAGTCGGACACGGCCGCGGTGCCGCGCGGCGCCGGCACGGGCGGTTCGCGTTCGCTGCAGGTGGGCGGCAGCGCGGTGCGGCAGGCGGCGGACCTGGTGCTGGAGCGCGCCCGCGAGCTGGCCGCGTCGCGGCTGGAGGCGGGCGTGGACGACATCGTGCTGACCGACGGGCGGCTCGGCGTGGCGGGGGTCCCGCAGGCGACGATCGGCTGGGCGGAGCTGGCCGAGGCCGCCGCGGCGGAGGGCCGCCCGCTGCTGGAGACGACGGACTTCAAGCCGGGCGGGGCAACGTTCCCGTTCGGGGCGCACGTGTCGGTGGTCGAGGTGGACGTCGAGACGGGCTTCGTGAAGCCGTTGCGGCACATCGCCGTGGACGACTGCGGGCGCGTGCTGAACCCGATGATCGTGCGCGGGCAGCAGCACGGCGGCGCGGTGCAGGGGATCGCGCAGGCGTTGTGGGAGCAGGTCTCCTACGACGAGGACGGCAACCAGGTGACCGCGACCTTCGCCGACTACCACCTCCCCACGGCCGCCGACGTGCCGACGCTGGAGGTCAGCAACACCGAGACGTTGACCGACCGGAACCCGTTGGGCGCCAAGGGAATCGGCGAGTCGGCGACGGTGGGTTCAACGCCGGCGGTGCAGAACGCGGTGATCGACGCGCTGGCTCATCTGGGCGTGCGGCACATCGACATGCCGCTGACACCGCAGCGCGTGTGGCGCGCCGTGCGGTCCGGAGAGCCGGTGACCTGGCGGGAGCCACCTGCGGCGTTCGAGACGCTGCCCGTGCGCTCGTTGGCCGCGTCCGCGGACGCAGACGAGGCAGTGGCTTAG
- the groL gene encoding chaperonin GroEL (60 kDa chaperone family; promotes refolding of misfolded polypeptides especially under stressful conditions; forms two stacked rings of heptamers to form a barrel-shaped 14mer; ends can be capped by GroES; misfolded proteins enter the barrel where they are refolded when GroES binds), which produces MAKLIAFDEDARRGLERGLNTLADAVKVTLGPRGRNVVLEKKWGAPTITNDGVSIAKEIELEDPWEKIGAELVKEVAKKTDDVAGDGTTTATVLAQALVREGLRNVAAGADPIALKRGIEQAVEAVVEQLHKAAKEVETKEQIAATASISAADRTIGELIAEALDKVGKEGVVTVEESNTFGLELELTEGMRFDKGYISGYFVTDAERQEAVLEDPYILLFGSKVSNVKDLLPVLEKVMQSGKPLLIIAEDVEGEALATLVVNKIRGTFKSVAVKAPGFGDRRKAILQDIAILTGGQVISEDVGLKLENADLNLLGKARKAVITKDETTIVEGAGDADQIQGRVNQIRAEIEKSDSDYDREKLQERLAKLAGGVAVIKAGAATEVELKERKHRIEDAVRNAKAAVEEGIVAGGGVALLQASKAAFEGLRLSGDEATGANIVKVAVEAPLKQIAVNSGLEGGVVAEKVKGLPEGHGLNAATGDYEDLVAAGVIDPAKVTRSALQNAASIAGLFLTTEAVVADKPEKAAAAPGGDPTGGMGGMDF; this is translated from the coding sequence ATGGCCAAACTGATCGCGTTCGACGAGGACGCCCGCCGCGGGCTTGAGCGCGGACTCAACACCCTGGCCGACGCCGTCAAGGTGACGCTTGGCCCCCGTGGCCGCAACGTCGTGCTCGAAAAGAAGTGGGGCGCGCCGACGATCACCAACGACGGTGTCTCCATCGCCAAGGAGATCGAGCTCGAGGACCCGTGGGAGAAGATCGGGGCCGAGCTCGTCAAGGAAGTCGCCAAGAAGACCGACGACGTAGCCGGTGACGGCACCACCACCGCCACCGTGCTGGCCCAGGCGCTCGTGCGCGAAGGTCTGCGCAACGTGGCCGCCGGTGCCGACCCGATCGCCCTCAAGCGTGGCATCGAGCAGGCGGTCGAGGCCGTCGTCGAGCAGCTGCACAAGGCCGCCAAGGAGGTCGAGACCAAGGAGCAGATCGCTGCCACCGCCTCGATCTCGGCCGCGGACCGCACCATCGGCGAGCTGATCGCCGAGGCGCTGGACAAGGTCGGCAAGGAAGGCGTCGTCACCGTCGAGGAGTCGAACACCTTCGGCCTCGAGCTCGAGCTCACCGAGGGTATGCGCTTCGACAAGGGCTACATCTCGGGCTACTTCGTCACCGACGCCGAGCGCCAGGAAGCCGTCCTGGAGGACCCGTACATCCTCCTGTTCGGCTCGAAGGTCTCGAACGTCAAGGACCTGCTGCCGGTCCTGGAGAAGGTCATGCAGTCGGGCAAGCCGCTGCTGATCATCGCCGAGGACGTCGAGGGCGAGGCCCTGGCCACCCTGGTCGTCAACAAGATCCGCGGCACCTTCAAGTCCGTCGCCGTCAAGGCTCCGGGCTTCGGTGACCGCCGCAAGGCCATCCTGCAGGACATCGCGATCCTGACCGGTGGCCAGGTCATCTCCGAGGACGTGGGCCTCAAGCTGGAGAACGCGGACCTGAACCTGCTGGGCAAGGCCCGCAAGGCCGTCATCACCAAGGACGAGACGACCATCGTCGAGGGTGCCGGCGACGCGGACCAGATCCAGGGCCGTGTGAACCAGATCCGCGCCGAGATCGAGAAGTCGGACTCCGACTACGACCGCGAGAAGCTGCAGGAGCGGCTGGCCAAGCTGGCCGGCGGCGTGGCCGTCATCAAGGCCGGTGCCGCCACCGAGGTCGAGCTCAAGGAGCGCAAGCACCGCATCGAGGACGCCGTTCGCAACGCGAAGGCCGCCGTCGAGGAGGGCATCGTCGCCGGTGGTGGCGTGGCCCTGCTGCAGGCGTCCAAGGCTGCCTTCGAGGGCCTGCGCCTCTCGGGTGACGAGGCGACCGGTGCGAACATCGTCAAGGTCGCCGTCGAGGCTCCGCTCAAGCAGATCGCGGTCAACAGCGGTCTCGAGGGCGGCGTCGTGGCGGAGAAGGTCAAGGGTCTGCCGGAGGGCCACGGCCTGAACGCGGCGACCGGCGACTACGAGGACCTGGTCGCGGCCGGCGTCATCGACCCCGCCAAGGTGACCCGTTCGGCGCTGCAGAACGCGGCTTCGATCGCGGGCCTGTTCCTGACCACCGAGGCCGTCGTCGCCGACAAGCCGGAGAAGGCTGCTGCCGCTCCGGGTGGCGACCCGACCGGTGGCATGGGCGGCATGGACTTCTGA
- a CDS encoding PspC domain-containing protein produces the protein MTNTATTTKLRRSSTDKMIAGVAGGWARLLGVDAAIIRIVLVAATLLGFGAPILLYAICWMLMPQE, from the coding sequence ATGACGAACACAGCGACCACCACGAAGCTCCGCCGCAGCTCCACCGACAAGATGATCGCCGGCGTCGCCGGTGGCTGGGCCCGGCTGCTCGGCGTCGACGCGGCCATCATCCGCATCGTCCTCGTCGCCGCGACTCTGCTCGGGTTCGGCGCGCCGATCCTGCTCTACGCGATCTGCTGGATGCTCATGCCGCAGGAGTAG